Sequence from the Christiangramia fulva genome:
GGCCACGAAGTTAAAGTGATGACTTGGAGTTTGGGAAAAAATGACTTTTTCGATTATGATATTGTAAGAAAACCATCGGTCTCCACTCGTTTCAAAGTTATTTCGTGGAGCGATTGGGTAATAGAGAATAATCCTACCTTAAGATTATCTTGGCCTCTTTGTTTTCTCAACAAAAAAAATATAGTAATACTTCAGACATGGCTAGGAAAAGAAAAAACTGGTTTTAATTGGGTAGATTACCTTAAAAAAAAGTGGTTAGAAAAGGCCTCTGATGTAATAGCCATAAGTAAGGTAATACAGAATGATGTTTTCTCATCTGCTAAAATAGTTCCTAATGCTTACAACGCTTCTATCTTTAAAAATCTTGGGATAAGTCGAATGAGGGATTTTGTCTTTTTGGGTCGCTTAGTTTCTGATAAAGGTGTAGATATGACCATTCAGCTTATGGAACTATTAAATCAGGAATATAATAGAAAATTTTGCCTGACAATAATAGGTTCTGGTCCTGAAAAAAATAAGTTGATGGAGTTGACAGCAAAAAAAGGTCTCGAGGATCAAATTGTTTTTTTAGGAAGCGTAAAGGATAAGCGATTGAATGAGGAATTGAATAGGCATAAGTTCTTGTTAGTACCTTCCAGATGGAGAGAACCTTTTGGTATAGTGGCACTCGAGGGAATTGCTTCGGGTTGTATACCCATAGTATCTGATGACAGTGGTTTAGTGGATGCTGTAGGTGAAGCCGGCATTACTTTTAAAAGGAATGATTTGTACTCCCTTTTTAATGAAGTAGCACAGCTTATCGATAATACTTCTGCAGTTGACAAACTTCAAAAAGCTGCTGAAAAGCACCTCCAAAGTTTTACTGGAAAAGAAATAGCGCTTAAAACTTTAAAAGTTCTTGAAGGGATTTAGCCAAAATGTTTAATATTCCAATTAATTTAGTCTTTTGTTTAGAAAAAAAATATTATTGATTCATCCTAC
This genomic interval carries:
- a CDS encoding glycosyltransferase family 4 protein gives rise to the protein MKILLISHGFSPDIGGIETHTQTLAQHFVELGHEVKVMTWSLGKNDFFDYDIVRKPSVSTRFKVISWSDWVIENNPTLRLSWPLCFLNKKNIVILQTWLGKEKTGFNWVDYLKKKWLEKASDVIAISKVIQNDVFSSAKIVPNAYNASIFKNLGISRMRDFVFLGRLVSDKGVDMTIQLMELLNQEYNRKFCLTIIGSGPEKNKLMELTAKKGLEDQIVFLGSVKDKRLNEELNRHKFLLVPSRWREPFGIVALEGIASGCIPIVSDDSGLVDAVGEAGITFKRNDLYSLFNEVAQLIDNTSAVDKLQKAAEKHLQSFTGKEIALKTLKVLEGI